One window of Biomphalaria glabrata chromosome 6, xgBioGlab47.1, whole genome shotgun sequence genomic DNA carries:
- the LOC129926647 gene encoding uncharacterized protein LOC129926647: MPTSAIHRYVYIYFEHLHRTKMQSTLKDILYGDLIEGRRAAGRPLLWYTDVCKRDMKLFKIDTGNWEEVALDRSTWRESIKEGSQIADVIHNRSRKKGENAAAPSDYICPTCDRSCVSRIGLFSHT; this comes from the exons ttcacagatatgtttatatatattttgaacacCTTCACCGAACAAAGATGCAGAGTACTCTAAAG gacatcctgtatggcgatctaatagaaggcaggagagccgctggtcgcccacttttatggtatacggatgtatgcaaacgcgacatgaagctcttcaaaatcgacactggcaactgggaagaggtggcactggacagatccacatggagagagagcataaaggaagggtcacagattgcagatgtcatacacaacagaagcagaaagaagggtgaaaatgcagcGGCGCCtagtgattatatatgcccaacctgcgatcgcagctgtgtatcaaggattggcctctttagtcacacatga